In Helianthus annuus cultivar XRQ/B chromosome 9, HanXRQr2.0-SUNRISE, whole genome shotgun sequence, the following are encoded in one genomic region:
- the LOC110875533 gene encoding uncharacterized protein LOC110875533 — MELAHRAYWAITTVNADYNEAGKMRKLQLCEIEELRDEAYECASAYKDKLKKLKSKWMGLYVVRRVGRFGDVDIQDEQTLKQQTVNGHRLKPYLEGNDINTLELDKVGYILHPVDEEQP; from the exons ATGGAGTTAGCGCATCGGGCTTATTGGGCGATCACTACGGTTAATGCGGATTACAACGAAGCGGGGAAAATGAGGAAGCTACAATTGTGTGAAATTGAAGAGCTTAGAGATGAAGCGTATGAATGTGCATCGGCGTATAAAGACAAACTCAAGAAG cttaaaagtaaatggatgggccTGTATGTCGTTCGGAGAGTTGGGAGATTTGGTGATGTAGACATCCAAGACGAGCAAACATtaaaacaacaaacggtgaatggTCACCGGTTGAAACCGTATTTGGAGGGGAACGACATAAACACTTTGGAACTTGATAAGGTGGGCTACATTCTACAcccggtcgatgaggaacaaccgtga